Proteins from a genomic interval of Lolium perenne isolate Kyuss_39 chromosome 1, Kyuss_2.0, whole genome shotgun sequence:
- the LOC127327377 gene encoding probable sugar phosphate/phosphate translocator At2g25520 — MAGGGGAGGLSESVLRKVLLSYCYVAVWIFLSFAVIVYNKYILDPKMYNWPFPISLTMVHMTFCSTLAVALVRLLRLVDPPSSPPMTPHLYTSSVVPIGALYAMSLWFSNSAYIYLSVSFIQMLKALMPVAVYSIGVLFKKETFRSASMLNMLSISFGVAIAAYGEARFDVRGVALQLAAVAFEATRLVLIQILLTSKGISLNPITSLYYVAPCCLCFLLVPWIFVELPRLRAVGTFQPDFFIFGTNSLCAFALNLAVFLLVGKTSALTMNVAGVVKDWLLIAFSWSVIRDTVTPINLFGYGIAFLGVGYYNHIKLQALKAKEAQKKNAQADEEAGSLLQERDGHSDRKSENQA; from the coding sequence ATGGCCGGCGGCGGGGGCGCCGGCGGCCTGTCGGAGTCGGTGCTCCGCAAGGTGCTGCTCTCCTACTGCTACGTGGCCGTCTGGATCTTCCTCTCCTTCGCCGTCATCGTCTACAACAAGTACATCCTCGACCCCAAGATGTACAACTGGCCCTTCCCCATCTCGCTCACCATGGTGCACATGACCTTCTGCTCCACGCTCGCCGTCGCGctcgtccgcctcctccgcctcgtcgacccGCCCTCCTCGCCGCCCATGACGCCCCACCTCTACACCTCCTCCGTCGTCCCCATCGGCGCGCTCTACGCCATGTCGCTCTGGTTCTCCAACTCCGCATACATCTACCTCTCCGTCTCCTTCATCCAGATGCTCAAGGCGCTCATGCCCGTCGCCGTCTACTCCATCGGCGTCctcttcaagaaggagaccttccGCTCCGCCTCCATGCTCAACATGCTCTCCATCTCCTTCGGCGTCGCCATCGCCGCATACGGCGAGGCCCGCTTCGACGTCCGCGGCGTCGCCCTCCAGCTCGCCGCGGTCGCCTTCGAGGCCACCCGCCTCGTGCTCATCCAGATCCTCCTCACCTCCAAGGGCATCTCGCTCAACCCCATCACGTCCCTCTACTACGTCGCGCCATGCTGCCTCTGCTTCCTCCTCGTGCCATGGATCTTCGTCGAGCTGCCCAGGCTCCGCGCCGTCGGCACCTTCCAGCCCGACTTCTTCATCTTCGGGACCAACTCCCTATGCGCCTTCGCGCTCAACCTCGCCGTGTTCCTGCTCGTCGGAAAGACCTCCGcgctcaccatgaatgtcgcaggAGTCGTCAAGGACTGGCTCTTGATCGCCTTCTCATGGTCCGTCATCAGGGACACCGTCACGCCCATCAACCTATTCGGCTACGGGATCGCCTTCCTTGGGGTGGGATACTACAACCACATCAAGCTCCAGGCCCTCAAGGCCAAGGAGGCCCAGAAGAAGAACGCACAGGCAGATGAGGAGGCTGGCTCCCTCTTGCAGGAGCGAGATGGCCACAGTGATCGCAAGAGCGAAAACCAAGCATag